From a region of the Haematobia irritans isolate KBUSLIRL chromosome 4, ASM5000362v1, whole genome shotgun sequence genome:
- the LOC142235603 gene encoding uncharacterized protein LOC142235603 has translation MPSVSGTLEAGAVSSLPRAAVTAPISCDPLPGIVAEQSTQAPVPPIPLNVRGLNTKLSRLYADSFNFGFEFAVLVMTETWLRPSVYDSEILCGHYLVFRKDRMGRIGGGVLIGALDTFPSERIVLDDVDGIEFLAVRVDVLKFRLFVTCSYIPPASEYSIYERHFVAINSIMSGMNGSDRIVVLGDFDLPMVSCLDLPDTEALTPLTTSGGSEWVTTFLDIFLDDGLCQINGVLNFFGKILDLVFVGDSYNFDLSRCDPVSYPEDRYHPAFSLCLLDVAHESQVVAARDEVFSLCFKKTNSDLLNSLLSGVDWGSVCRCDRLSDIDMAVDNFYKVLDGFVSRTVPRNRPWYAPVLTRLRNDRHRCFRRYKRTGSDFDYSRYSVARSIYNMESRACYVRYIDKDETWRSSFVVPIHKSGSPFDVGNYRGIAKLSAILKVFEKMVTDVLSHGISSILDPCQHAFRKGLSATTNLVEFTSHVINQFVVGNQTHVIYTDFSKAFDRVNHKLLLYKLDRIGLASALLAWISSYLDCRMQIVSFGDSYSRCFDVPSGVPQGAGDLDSFDDWCRVNLMDLSLMKCKFMRFFRSRPIDVRYSIRGSLLEEVDSFVDLGIVMDRRLNFNGHIDSMIEAD, from the exons ATGCCTAGTGTTTCCGGTACGTTGGAAGCTGGTGCCGTATCATCACTGCCCCGAGCGGCTGTGACTGCTCCTATTTCTTGTGATCCTCTTCCAGGTATTGTAGCTGAACAGTCCACGCAAGCTCCTGTACCGCCGATTCCTTTG AATGTCAGAGGGTTGAATACGAAATTATCGAGGCTGTATGCTGatagttttaattttggttttgagTTTGCGGTTTTGGTTATGACTGAGACTTGGCTCAGGCCATCGGTATATGATTCTGAGATTCTTTGTGGTCATTACTTGGTGTTCAGGAAGGATCGTATGGGTAGGATTGGTGGTGGAGTACTAATTGGTGCCCTTGACACCTTCCCATCTGAGCGAATTGTTCTGGACGATGTTGATGGTATTGAATTCCTTGCGGTAAGGGTAGATGTTCTGAAATTTAGGTTATTCGTCACATGCTCATATATACCTCCGGCTTCTGAGTATTCTATTTATGAGCGTCATTTTGTGGCAATAAATAGTATTATGTCTGGAATGAATGGTTCGGACAGGATCGTGGTTTTGGGCGATTTTGATTTGCCTATGGTGTCTTGCCTCGACTTGCCTGATACGGAGGCGTTGACTCCACTGACTACTTCTGGTGGATCGGAATGGGTGACGACttttttggatatttttctTGATGATGGTTTGTGCCAGATAAATGGAGTTTTGAATTTCTTTGGGAAGATTCTTGATTTGGTTTTTGTAGGCGAttcttataattttgatttgtcCAGATGTGATCCTGTTTCTTATCCTGAGGATAGGTATCACCCTGCTTTCTCTCTTTGCCTCTTGGATGTTGCTCATGAGTCTCAAGTGGTTGCTGCTCGGGATGAGGTATTTTCACTATGTTTTAAGAAGACGAATTCCGATTTGTTGAATTCGCTTCTTTCGGGTGTTGACTGGGGCTCTGTTTGTAGGTGTGATCGGTTGTCTGATATCGATATGGCTGTTGATAATTTCTACAAAGTTTTGGACGGTTTTGTGTCGCGGACTGTTCCTAGGAATCGGCCATGGTATGCTCCTGTGTTGACAAGACTCAGGAATGATAGGCATAGATGTTTTAGACGTTATAAGAGGACGGGATCTGATTTTGATTATTCTCGGTACTCTGTCGCTAGGTCTATTTATAATATGGAATCAAGAGCGTGTTATGTTCGTTACATTGATAAG gatgaaAC ATGGAGGAGCTCTTTTGTCGTACCAATTCATAAGTCGGGGAGCCCCTTTGATGTGGGTAATTATAGGGGGATAGCAAAATTGAGTGCTATTCTCAAGGTTTTTGAGAAGATGGTGACTGATGTTTTGTCGCATGGCATTTCTTCGATACTTGATCCCTGCCAGCATGCTTTTCGTAAGGGCCTATCGGCTACTACGAACTTGGTGGAATTTACTTCTCATGTTATTAATCAGTTTGTTGTTGGGAATCAGACTCATGTTATTTATACGGATTTTAGTAAGGCTTTTGACCGGGTGAATCATAAGCTCTTGTTATATAAGCTGGATAGGATTGGATTGGCCAGTGCACTTTTGGCTTGGATTTCGTCGTATCTTGATTGCCGTATGCAGATTGTGTCTTTTGGTGATTCCTATTCAAGGTGCTTTGATGTCCCATCAGGTGTGCCTCAGG GTGCAGGTGATTTGGACAGCTTTGATGATTGGTGTAGGGTAAATCTGATGGATTTGAGCTTGATGAAATGCAAGTTTATGCGATTCTTTAGGTCTAGGCCTATTGATGTTCGATATAGTATACGGGGCTCGTTATTGGAAGAGGTTGATTCTTTTGTTGATCTTGGCATTGTTATGGATCGTAGGCTAAATTTTAATGGTCATATTGATTCGATG ATTGAGGCTGATTAA
- the LOC142235602 gene encoding uncharacterized protein LOC142235602: MNTSKTSKIPLDVGYIKNSVENSEIMDSNDLYRRAIGSVLFLSNNTRPDITVATSILSRKVSCPTKSDWNEVKRLLRYLTGSKNLKLCLNCSNFNLVGFADADFAGEISGRKSTSGYVFQLGGATISYSSRKQKIVTLSSTEAEFVSLADAAQELIWLRMLFQDIKIDVKDISIKEDNQCCLKLLDAEKINPRTKHIDVKYYFVRELKQTKEIQFEYCPTDEMLVDMLTKPLQRVKLNKFKTMIGLI; encoded by the coding sequence ATGAACACAtctaaaacttcaaaaattccATTAGATGTTGGGTATATAAAGAATAGTGTAGAGAATTCGGAAATCATGGATTCGAATGACTTATATAGACGTGCTATTGGATCGGTACTCTTCTTATCGAACAATACAAGACCAGATATAACCGTTGCGACATCAATCCTAAGTAGAAAAGTTTCATGTCCAACCAAATCGGATTGGAATGAAGTAAAACGCTTGTTAAGATACCTAACTGGTTCAAAGAATTTGAAGCTCTGTCTAAATTGTAGCAACTTTAACTTGGTTGGGTTTGCTGATGCGGATTTTGCTGGAGAAATTAGTGGTAGAAAATCGACAAGTGGCTATGTTTTTCAACTGGGCGGAGCAACTATATCCTATTCTTCTCGTAAACAGAAAATTGTAACATTATCTTCTACCGAAGCTGAATTCGTTTCATTAGCGGACGCAGCCCAAGAACTTATTTGGTTAAGAATGCTTTTTCAAGATATTAAAATTGACGTTAAAGACATTTCTATCAAAGAAGATAATCAATGCTGCCTTAAACTATTAGACGCTGAGAAAATTAATCCACGTACGAAACACATTGatgttaaatattattttgtgcgaGAACTTAAGCAaaccaaagaaatacaattcgAATATTGCCCCACGGATGAAATGCTAGTGGATATGTTAACGAAGCCTCTGCAACGcgtaaaactaaataaattcaaaactatGATTGGacttatttga